The following is a genomic window from Struthio camelus isolate bStrCam1 chromosome 17, bStrCam1.hap1, whole genome shotgun sequence.
aaagcccccGGGGCGCAGAACGGCCCCCGGGGACCGAGACCAGGTCGGCTGCTGGCGCTCGCCTCTGCCTCGTTTTTCACGCTCGAGGCACAAACACGCCCGGTTTCCTCAGCTAGCACAATTCGACAGACATCTGTATTTCCTGTGTTAGCGAGAACTGTTGCGAGGGGGGCATGGAAataccccccccgccgcccccgccgagcCAGCACTCGTGAATAATCAACAGCTTCCAGGAAATTCTGCCCAGGTTTTACTCCAGCTCCAGTATTTCTCAGAGAACGACAGCTGCCCCCCTTTTCTCAAACTCTATCAGTTGCTTTTTCATTATTATACAATGATGACCCGAGGATGCGCGTCCTCATGTGGAGGAGCACAAGCCGCTAGCGTTGCTCTTACTGCTGGTAACAAGGTGGCCCTGAGGTAATCAGAAATATGTCCTTCGTCTCCGGAGCTGGCAAAGACCTTTCCTGGGATGTGTGTGTGCTTCCAGTAACAAGCGACAGGCATTCGTCTTGGCTTGTGTTGTATTTGACCTCTGCGTGAATAAAGTGTCAGCTGTGCTGTGTTTGTACTGTGGCCTGGTGCACGCTGCTGCTTCCTACAGGATCCTTTGGTAGCCTCGAAGTGAGTGCAAAATGCTGGTTTTGATCAAGAAAGCAGTCTGTTCTGTCTCAGGGCTGAAAGGAGCATGGCGTAGCACCAGTTAGGGCTGCACCCCAAGAAACAGGTTGCGTCCAAGCTGCTGAATGCAAGAGAACGGCGGCTCTGCCCCTAAGGCTGTGCCCTACGCCTTCGGCGCTGCTATGAAAGGctcagggaggtgggaaggcagAGCTGCCAGGCAAGGATACAACCCCCAGGTAGTACGGCTTTTAAAACCAGCCTTACTCTCGCTACGCTCAAGTTACAGCCGGCTGCTGTCCATAACCGAATTCCTCTTCACGCACCAACATTTCTTACTTAAAATTGGCAGTGTGTAACCCTCCAAGAACTAcccaaggagcagaggcagggTAAAACTCACGTGGCTAAGGCAACTGCTCAGCCTGTATGGGCACAAGCTAAATTCACCCAAACACTGTTCACCCTCTCCTGTCCTTCCTTAATGCTCTGCAACTCCCAATTTCTTGTAATCTACCTGCGCTCTGCCTCTAACTCCCACCAGCTCACAAACGCCTGCGTGCTGCTCAAGTGCCATCcgtgtgcagctgcagcagctgcagctccctggGGACAGCCACCTCCGGCAAACTCTTCCCCCTCGGAGCAGCGATGCTGAGAGCAGCCGCGTCCCTCACAGTTGGTGCCGCCGGGAAGCACTGAGGAACAAAGTCAGGAGTGATTCCTCGAGGCATGTACTGCAGTCAGAGAAATGCAGTGCGTTTCCTCACCTGTGACTAATGCATGTTATGACTCTCCTGAATCATTACATTTCACACATAAGAAATTATCCTCATCTTCCAGATGGGAAACAGGGCTGGGAGCTAGAAACACCGTAGACCATGAGTCAATGTCAGTTGAAGGTTGGGCTTCAGGACTTCCTGGCTCCGCACAACCCAAGCATTCAGTACTCGAGGCCGCTTTCCCCTTTGCCAGAGCATCCCTAACCAGGTACACACCAGCTCCACAGAGAAAAGGTGGCCCAGCCCACCAACCTTCCCGCGCCGGGTGCTCAGCAGAGGCTAGGTGTATCACCTGCCCACCCGTCCGCTCAAGGACAGTAATCTCAGACTGACTGCCAAACAGAGGAGCGAGCCAAGCTTATTTCATTAGCAGTGTTAGGAAAAGCACCCTCACCTGCAGCAAGCTGAACCTACGTCAGAGAACAGCTATGAAGCTAGGCTGACCTGTAAGGCGCGTTCAGAGCTCACCTGCGCGCTTTCCACAGCGACCCGAAACTGCAGAGCGATGAGAACGACTTCTTTGCAGTCTGCGTCCTCTGTGCTTCGCCACAGGAACATCATGCAAGGGGGATGTCGCTGTTTCTTCAGGTGAATGCATGAAAGAAAATGCCATACATCAAGTCTAAATGCTTCCATTAGCTTAAGGAAAAGGCAGTGAACCTAGACGTGCAACCCCCCGCCTCACCCCACAAATTCCGACCGCTACACGTTTGTCGGAAGGATCTCGTACGGCAAAAGGAACGCGCTTGGTTTCTAGCATAAAATGTAGGACAAGATTTAGTACTACAGAACAAAGGAACCACTCCAGCCTATTGTCACAGATACAGCTTCATCCGAAGAGAAAAGAAGCAATCAGGTAATAAATGCCATATTTAATGCTATTTGTATGAACCAAGTAATTACATGAACTGTATTACTCACTGTAAACGACAGAGGCCTTTCGTGTTTATTCTGGGAAAGGGTGATGGCATCCCTACACGTGGATTATGAATTCACATTGCTATAGCAATTAAGTGCAGATATGGGGACAAATGCAGTCTAGGAGGTTTCATTAGTCATCCTGTGGCCACTCTCGAGTATAATGCCCCAGCATAGGTGAATATTACAAATACTTAATATTAAgtattatattaatattaatatttgctactaaatattaatatttgctaCTAAATTTTCCGCTTTCAAATACCGATAATTTATTCAGTTATCAATAGTGGTAGTTTAAAACAGCTGCCTAGCTCAGGGTCATACGGGCAGGGTATGAGCATCCTGGTGGCACGTACAACCGGAGACCTTTGGAGGTAACTTGTCAGCAGCATAAAAGCTGCGTCTAATTCACACGAAGTGacagagagcagctgctttcagCCTCAGCGCCAGGGTTCGGCCTGGGGAGCTGGTGGACAATGGTCATTGGTCCCCCTCCGCAGGGGCTACTGAGGTATTAAATAAGACAACAGCTGCAGCTTAGAAATAGATGGGGTTTACTTAATTTCAAAAAGAGGATTTTACACTAAActcagcagctgcttttttcCAGAGTAAAGGTTTAAGATTTCTTTGACAGTGAGgagtcttcttttaaaaaaaataataaaaaataaagaaaagcatgtGATGCCGATGGATCTATACAGTAATGAGCCGTTGCACAAAACGATGCTGCGCACTGAACGCGGTTCCCCAATGCGTGCCGGAGCGTTTCGGGAGCCAGTCAAGCACGATTTGGACCGGCAGCTCCCCCCAAGAGCGCTCTGCTCAAGGAGCCCGCTCAGCAGGAGCCAGGGCAGAGGCACCCGCCGGCACCCCACTCCCTCCGCTCCCGTTTTCACGGATCAATTCCTCTTTCAGCACCTTTGAAAGGGAAGGCAAGAACTGGGCTTTTTATGCAAACGCGCCCTCGATTTAtcattaaaacatgtttttggCTGGGGCAGACCCCGGCTGCGGCGAGAGGGAACAAAAGCCCTTGTGTCATCGCACACACAGTAAACCTTTGTGGCGCTGATGAGGTCGCAGGGCGCTTTCTCAGGAGCGCTTCCCCCCCAGGCCACGACACGAGGACAACCCCTGTCGTGCATTCCTTTCCTCTGTCTTTCCACACCAAAACTCAGTCTCCGTAGAGACTGTCAAAAATTGCCAATGCCGACTATATTTCAAGTCGTCATGGCGGGGTATTGGGAAAAGTTTTCAATTAGCAATAATCGCGCCTCGGATTAACCTCATTGGCTACGATACTGCCACTGCGCAAAGCTGACtctctcctcccgccgccgccgcccctcgccccgccgccgcctcccagctCACGgcgagccccgccgcccccgcgccccgccgccccgcgccgccccgcgcctcgccgccgccccccgagccccgccgcgcccccacGCCCCCGCCGCGCGGAGGAGAGCCCCGTTTTCCCCGCAGTGCCgaccggcggggcggccgcggaggttGCTGGGAAAGAGTATGCAAAGCAGCGTGACGTCAGGCGGCCGGTGCGTATGGCGCGCGGCGGGACGccaggcgggcggcagggcgcGCCCAGACCGCGCCGTGCCCGGACCGCGCCTCggagccgcagccccgccccccccctcccccgtattccctcttcctccccaaacTCCGCTTCCCCTGTTCCAACACTCTGTCATTAAACCACGTGAAACCAGCCTCCGAAGAGGCCCTCAAAAATTGCCGGTGGCAACTATATTGCAAGCCGCCACGGCGGGGTATTGGGAAAAGTTTTCAACTAGCAATAATCGCGCCTCGGATTCACCTCATCGGCTACGATACTGCCACTGCGCAAAGCTGcccgccctcccccgccgccagcggccgcccccgccgccccaccCCGCCGCTCagagcgcgccgccgccccgccgccccgcgccgcccgccgcgcgcccccgcgcgccgccgcccccgcgcgccccccccgccgcgcgccaCCGCCCCGGgaggggcgccgggggcggccccgcggcgcggcgcggcggcggcggcgcgcagggggTGCCGGGAGGGCGCGAAATGCAAATGACGGAACTATGCAAATgagaggggcggggcgagggggctcccCCCGGGAGGGGACCGCGGCGGCTCGGCCAGGGCCTGCcggcagccccctccaccccacagCGCTCTGAAAACGCATCGAAACTCTTCAAATAAGCACTAACGACCTAAAGTCCATTCAGACTCACGCGGCGGCTGAAAGGCCGTGGTtaagggcccgcggcggccccggccctccccgggAGCAGGGCGCGTAGCAGCGGGCAAAGCCGGCGCCGCGCAAGCGGGACGCGCTTCTCCTTTGCGATCACAAAATCCCAGGGATGCAGAAAGCCTTGGGCTCCTCCGTGCTTTGAAGTAACTGCAAAGGCAAGAAAAGTGGATTAAAACCTCGCCCCATCTGGAGGATGCTCGTGGAAAGCGCTCCAGGTTATCAGAAAGACCCGCCGGGTGCAACGCGGCGGACTATCccgtgctgggctgctgcaggacaGCCGTCTGCACTTCCCCCTTCTAGCTCAttctttaaaaacctgaaaaaataacCCCCTGTGCCAGTCGAGTCATGGTTTATCACGTGCATGTCAAGACTGAAAGGTTGTGCCAGTGCCCCGCTGCGAACCCGACCCCAACCACTGGCCACGTGCAGCTGCCCGTGGCCGGGGTAAGCGTCTCACACGGTGTCAGCTCTTGAAGTTCAGATGGGAACCAGCagctgaatggaagaaaaaatgccTCCATTTACGCCACGCGGAGGGGAAGCGGACCTTATCTCCAGACCCTCATAACCCCAGCAGGGCGACTTGAAAGGCCTtccaaaaaaggaacaaaaacacccccaaaagaAACAtcgaaagaaaacaacaaaaaccctctaCTGCCGCTGTTTTCAGGGTCTAGGGAACACAGTTTCCTGTGGGAATAGCTCAACAAGCTGGCCAGAAAAAAATGTCACCATCTCAATAACCTGCCGCTTTCCAGCAAGACACCAGCATTCCCGCAAACTGTGGAGAAACAACGGGCAGGGGACATCGCTGCCCAGCAAAAGCCAGCAGTGAAACCCAAGCAGTTTGCTCGCCAGAGAACAAGGAAACAGCTTTTATGGGAACCGCGGCAGCATCCCCAGCAGCACCATCGTCTCCGTATAGGCTGGCTGCAGAAGGTGACAATCAGCAGAGTGACAAGCAGGTCAGGCCAGCAACGGGGCGAGCCCGCGAGGGAGGTAGGGAACCGACAAGCCCTTTGGTGGCAAAGGGTTTCATGTCAAAGCGCTTCAGGGCGTCTAAGGAAGGTGCCCGGGGAGAGGCCCAACGAGATGAAAGACAGACGCCTGCCCCCTTTTTCATCCACGCCTCCTCTGAAAGCAGCGTGGGGATCACCTGTCACACACCGGCCTCTTGGGGGTCGTCTGGCCGCACTGTAACGCATAACCGACCGGATTTTCCTTATTCGTCCATCCTTGCTGCCGGGGGCCCTTCCCCTGGCTTTTCCCCccaacttttttccccatcattccCAATGTGCTCAGCAGAAGACCAGTCCACCCTCCCGGTACGCTACGGGCCGGGGCCCGAGTGCAGGCGCCGAAGGGCGAGGGGCAAGCGCGGCCCCAGCAATTCACACCCCCGGGAGTTCTGGAACCGGAAGAGCCATCGTCTTCAACAGCCCACAGCGGACTTTGCTCCTGTTATTTGTTCTGACACTTTCTGAAACCAAAGGCTGGCAGGTTAGCATCAGTGAAGGGAAGCTGCCTGCGTTCGGGTGTCTACAGCGCACTTTATCAAAGCTAGTCCCTACGTAGCAAATACTGCTGTGATTTCCTTCTTGTTTGTTGCTTTGAGGGCAGCTGTGAAGCGTTTAGCTTTTTCACATTTCACTTTCTTATGACAtttcaggaaggttttttttcccccccctcctctttgAAGCATGGGAACTGTAGTCTTCCTGCTGTAGGCTTTAATTTCTTGCTGAACTACATTTCCCAGAACACTACTCTTCCGGTAggtcctctcttctcttcagaGGTCCCCCACGGCAGCATTATGAAAGGTAAGTTTTCAGGCCCTGTTCACTATATCTTCTTCCATTAAGCGTGTTCAGTTTGACTGTTGCCCCTTTTCGCCTGCAGTCATTACTGCAGCAAAAGAGATTCGGATGACCTGGGTACACCTCTGATTTTCTGGCCTGAAATCATTTATAGAAACTTGTTTGTTTTCTACCTTAAACTGGACCGATCTCTTTCTGTAAAAGATTTTGGATGTGTGTTAAAAACAAACGCTAGCTTGGATCTTGATAAGTatattaaaggtttttttttttaatccgagcaccttcattttaaaagaagcctCATGTTTTGCATCATGCGTTCTgtcatttttaagtttttctcttaGTCTGTCCTACTTCCTTGCTTCACAGCACCTTTCAAATGTATCTGGTATTTTTGCTGCTGTGCCTAATACCGCCTTCTCTCTCCTGCCGGCCAATCCAAATTATGTCTGCATTTCAGTCCccttcaaaacattttcttccgAGAGCTCTTTTGATGATAAGTGACAGAAATGGAGAATTTCCATCAGTGCAAGCAATTTAAACACTGTCAAACTGGCTTAACAGCCTTTTGGGAGGATCACAACAGATGTTATTCTCAAAGCACGCTAACGTTTCCCAATAAACTGTGTCCCTTTTAATTAATTCACATGGAAAATTAAACCTCTTCAGAAGAAAGGCCAAACACAACTAATgctaaacatgaaaacaaaacaaaaatcactgagAATAAAATTCACTGATTAGATTACAACAAATGATTCAGAACTGTAGAGGAAGTCCTACCAGACTAAGCCCTCCTGTGGAGCTTAGGTTTCGCGAAGAATCAATCTGTTCTGGAAAATGCTGAGGTGGCTGTGTTGTTGCTTTCCACAGGAGAGGCCGAGGATGGGGTAAACTGAAAAGACTGATTTGGAGCAGGCAATGCGTTAGAGACAGTAGAGCAAGAGTCTCCTCTGTGGAGGAATCGGAGGCACCAGCCGCACAATGCCTGCAGGGGTGAGGTACTTGCCCTCCCTGCTCTGTCCTCTCTGCCTATTGCACGTCCCTGGAAAAGCCCTGCACAGGTCCATCTGTGCTCTTTAGGAGTCCTCTGAGGCCTTCACAGCAGGGATGGAGAGCAGGAACCCTGCGAGTCAGGGGTGCTAGCTCTGTCCTTGCACCATGGGAAGGCCTCGGTGTTACCCCCTGCAACGGGCGCATAGGAACATTGTCCTCCTGCAGTAAGCTTtcagtaacattttcaaaatactttggaaTTCTTTACTGAAAGACAAAATAGGACAAAGAACACTTATCAGTATTATTTGCCAGAGTATCCCAAGGAAAGGGAATTAAGGACatgctctttgctttcttttacctGTGTTCTGTTCTTTACTTTTAGCAGAAgatgttctctgccaggaagttGTCAGGAGGTTGCAGAGCCATCAGACTTCATTTCCGATCCCATGTTGTATCCAGAACCTCTCCCAACTTGACTTTCGTGCCAGAGTGTCTCCCCCCGGATCCCGTGGAAGTCGAGGAGCTGCAGCACTTTGTTTCCAAGTCCAAGAGGCTCTTTGTAATGACTGGAGCTGGAGTCTCGACTGAATCAGGGATCCCAGATTACCGCTCTGAAGGCGTCGGGCTCTACGCAAGGACAGACAGGCGGCCCATCCAGCACACCGAGTTTGTCCGCAGTGCCAGTGCCCGGCAGCGGTACTGGGCAAGGAACTTCGTGGGCTGGCCCCAGTTCTCCTCCCACCAGCCGAACGCAGCACACCTGGTGCTAAGAGACTGGGAGAAGCTGGGAAAGCTGCACTGGCTGGTGACCCAGAACGTGGATGCCCTTCACACCAAAGCTGGGAGCCAGCGCATGACAGAACTGCACGGCTGCACGCACAGGTACTCTCCGTGGTAGAGAGGACGGTTAACGCTCTGGTGTCTTGTTGGGGTTAAGAAGCAGCAAGTGCAGCCGTAGCTGCTGAGCCAGGAGGCAAAACGTAGATGTGCAGTGTTACTGGAGGTGACATGCTTGAAggtgctgggctgggggtgcagaAAAGGGTCACGCATCAGTGCTGCTCACAGCAGAGTATTTAATAAGCATGAACAGCATCCCATTTTTTTGGAGCACTTTTTGGATCATTTCCCTTAGTGGCTGGGTCAGTCAGAATCTCACCTTTCCTTGCTAAAGCAAATATCCTTTGCTCAGGTGAAGAGGAGGATCCTGAGGATGCAAGGAATAATTACCTGGGCTGAGCAGAGCGGGTAGTGCCAGAAAAACAGAGGGTGGGT
Proteins encoded in this region:
- the SIRT4 gene encoding NAD-dependent protein lipoamidase sirtuin-4, mitochondrial isoform X3, translating into MPAGKMFSARKLSGGCRAIRLHFRSHVVSRTSPNLTFVPECLPPDPVEVEELQHFVSKSKRLFVMTGAGVSTESGIPDYRSEGVGLYARTDRRPIQHTEFVRSASARQRYWARNFVGWPQFSSHQPNAAHLVLRDWEKLGKLHWLVTQNVDALHTKAGSQRMTELHGCTHRVFCLGCGDQTLRSELQVHFEALNPTWKAEALGVAPDGDVFLTDEQVRNFQVPACSKCGGILKPDVTFFGDTVSREKVNFVHQRLAESDSVLVAGSSMQVCSCCPGEEAANCDT
- the SIRT4 gene encoding NAD-dependent protein lipoamidase sirtuin-4, mitochondrial isoform X2 gives rise to the protein MFSARKLSGGCRAIRLHFRSHVVSRTSPNLTFVPECLPPDPVEVEELQHFVSKSKRLFVMTGAGVSTESGIPDYRSEGVGLYARTDRRPIQHTEFVRSASARQRYWARNFVGWPQFSSHQPNAAHLVLRDWEKLGKLHWLVTQNVDALHTKAGSQRMTELHGCTHRVFCLGCGDQTLRSELQVHFEALNPTWKAEALGVAPDGDVFLTDEQVRNFQVPACSKCGGILKPDVTFFGDTVSREKVNFVHQRLAESDSVLVAGSSMQVYSGYRFALAAREKKLPIVILNIGPTRLDHFASLKLNSRCGELLPLIDIH
- the SIRT4 gene encoding NAD-dependent protein lipoamidase sirtuin-4, mitochondrial isoform X1, whose product is MPAGKMFSARKLSGGCRAIRLHFRSHVVSRTSPNLTFVPECLPPDPVEVEELQHFVSKSKRLFVMTGAGVSTESGIPDYRSEGVGLYARTDRRPIQHTEFVRSASARQRYWARNFVGWPQFSSHQPNAAHLVLRDWEKLGKLHWLVTQNVDALHTKAGSQRMTELHGCTHRVFCLGCGDQTLRSELQVHFEALNPTWKAEALGVAPDGDVFLTDEQVRNFQVPACSKCGGILKPDVTFFGDTVSREKVNFVHQRLAESDSVLVAGSSMQVYSGYRFALAAREKKLPIVILNIGPTRLDHFASLKLNSRCGELLPLIDIH